In the Nitrospirales bacterium LBB_01 genome, one interval contains:
- the cobJ gene encoding precorrin-3B C(17)-methyltransferase — MKKGKIFVVGTGPGKRQHMTTEAQKAILESDVIVGYGIYVDLIRDMLTGKELVTTGMTHEAKRCAAGIELASRGKVVSIVSSGDPGVYAMAGLVLELMKQYSLETEPLWGTDIRNRPDVKIISGVPAHCSCASLLGAPLMHDFAAISLSDRLTPWELIEKRLHNASDADFVIVIYNPKSKGRTHHINKARDIMLKYRKHDTPVGIVKAAMRDDETVTLTTLGDMLSHEIDMQTTVIVGNSQTFCWENWMVTPRGYKITPQAAV, encoded by the coding sequence ATGAAAAAAGGTAAGATATTTGTGGTTGGAACGGGTCCCGGCAAGCGGCAGCACATGACGACAGAGGCCCAAAAAGCTATCCTTGAATCTGATGTAATTGTTGGGTACGGGATTTATGTGGATTTGATACGTGACATGTTAACTGGCAAAGAGCTGGTGACAACCGGTATGACGCATGAGGCGAAGCGGTGTGCAGCAGGGATAGAGCTGGCATCCCGTGGTAAGGTGGTTTCAATAGTCAGCAGCGGCGATCCCGGCGTGTATGCTATGGCAGGTCTTGTGCTTGAGCTTATGAAGCAGTACTCGTTAGAAACGGAACCGCTATGGGGAACTGACATCAGAAATCGTCCTGACGTTAAAATAATCTCAGGAGTTCCTGCCCATTGCTCATGTGCATCACTTCTTGGTGCTCCTCTCATGCACGACTTTGCTGCAATCAGCCTCTCAGACAGACTGACGCCGTGGGAACTAATAGAAAAACGCCTTCACAATGCCTCAGACGCCGATTTCGTTATAGTCATATATAACCCTAAAAGTAAGGGGCGCACGCATCATATAAATAAAGCGCGTGACATCATGCTCAAATATAGAAAACATGACACACCGGTTGGTATTGTAAAGGCTGCCATGCGGGATGATGAGACGGTAACACTGACAACCCTGGGTGATATGCTAAGTCATGAGATAGATATGCAAACCACTGTAATTGTAGGCAACTCTCAGACATTTTGCTGGGAAAACTGGATGGTTACTCCGCGTGGATATAAAATTACCCCGCAAGCGGCAGTTTAA
- a CDS encoding stage 0 sporulation protein: MPDVIGIRFKKCGKIYDYELDTMPLSKGDIVVVESNFGLAIGHVVTEAKSVEIPHKELKKVLRTATEEDIQAKVDNDSVEKEAREYCQERIIARELQMKLVLTESTLDRKRIVFYFTADGRIDFRELVKDLASRFRTRIEMRQIGVRDETKVIGGLGICGREVCCNCFLSSFAPISIRMAKSQDLVLNPGKLSGLCGRLMCCLGFEVDYGAEPSGDVIELRDDGTSAITAVIDGKSLTTETIEDVSILILEKDIKTEKPINQYDKDSSLDTAREPQMPERASPSEGSSPAQEKRFDPHKRRFHKKFPHPKPAGASAAETGSSQDGVAAAPTSGSNQAEQADRKKRFHFKKHKKTPPKPE, from the coding sequence ATGCCTGATGTGATAGGAATACGTTTTAAAAAGTGTGGAAAGATTTATGACTATGAATTAGATACAATGCCGCTTTCTAAAGGTGATATTGTTGTGGTGGAGTCAAACTTTGGTCTTGCGATAGGACATGTGGTGACAGAGGCAAAGAGCGTGGAAATCCCTCATAAGGAACTCAAAAAAGTGCTGAGAACTGCTACGGAGGAGGATATACAGGCAAAAGTCGACAATGACAGTGTTGAGAAAGAGGCAAGGGAGTACTGTCAAGAGCGTATAATAGCGCGTGAGCTTCAGATGAAGCTTGTGCTTACTGAGTCAACCCTTGACAGAAAACGCATAGTGTTTTATTTTACGGCTGACGGGCGGATTGATTTCAGGGAGTTGGTAAAGGATTTAGCGTCACGCTTTAGAACCCGTATAGAGATGCGCCAGATTGGGGTCAGGGATGAGACAAAGGTGATAGGCGGTCTTGGCATCTGCGGTCGTGAGGTCTGCTGTAACTGTTTTCTGTCCAGTTTTGCGCCTATTTCCATACGAATGGCTAAGAGCCAGGATCTTGTACTGAACCCGGGAAAACTCTCCGGTCTTTGCGGACGTTTGATGTGCTGTCTGGGATTTGAGGTGGATTACGGCGCAGAGCCATCAGGGGATGTTATCGAGCTTAGGGATGACGGAACGAGTGCGATAACGGCAGTGATTGATGGAAAAAGTCTTACAACAGAAACCATCGAGGATGTTTCGATACTTATTTTAGAAAAAGACATAAAAACTGAAAAGCCAATAAATCAATACGATAAAGACAGCTCACTGGATACCGCCAGAGAGCCTCAGATGCCGGAGCGGGCATCACCATCTGAGGGGTCGTCTCCTGCACAAGAAAAACGATTTGACCCTCATAAAAGGAGATTTCATAAAAAGTTTCCACACCCAAAACCTGCCGGAGCAAGTGCCGCTGAGACAGGTTCTTCTCAGGACGGAGTTGCTGCAGCTCCAACATCTGGCAGCAATCAGGCGGAACAGGCAGATAGAAAAAAGAGATTTCACTTTAAAAAACACAAAAAAACTCCGCCAAAACCTGAGTGA
- the cobM gene encoding precorrin-4 C(11)-methyltransferase, translated as MAGIVFFVGAGPGDPELITIKGKKLIDRADLIIYAGSLVNPEIFNGTTAETVDSSALTLDELTALIKKWTANDKIVVRLHTGDLSFYSAISEQIERLTELQIKYEVVPGVSSLGAASAALRQELTIPEISQTVIITRLEGNTPVPERESLSSLSSHNATLVIFLSISMIEKVTDELRRGGYKDSTPVVVVERASWPTERIIRGTLSDIASKVTEVGIRKTALILVGEALSASDSPTGKKSKLYDAGFSHGCRKDNK; from the coding sequence GTGGCGGGTATAGTATTTTTTGTGGGAGCTGGCCCTGGAGACCCAGAGCTTATCACAATTAAAGGAAAGAAACTAATAGACCGGGCAGACTTAATTATCTATGCCGGCAGTTTGGTTAATCCTGAAATTTTTAACGGCACAACAGCCGAGACGGTTGACTCCTCAGCGCTGACGCTTGATGAGTTAACGGCATTAATAAAGAAATGGACGGCTAATGATAAAATCGTAGTGCGTCTGCATACCGGTGACTTGTCATTTTACAGCGCCATATCGGAGCAAATTGAGCGATTGACGGAGCTGCAAATAAAATACGAGGTAGTGCCGGGTGTGTCATCGCTGGGGGCGGCATCTGCTGCGCTAAGACAGGAGCTGACAATACCTGAGATAAGCCAAACCGTGATAATAACTCGCCTTGAGGGTAACACTCCTGTTCCTGAGCGTGAGAGTCTTTCCTCTCTTTCGTCTCACAATGCGACCCTTGTGATTTTTCTAAGCATTTCAATGATAGAGAAGGTGACAGATGAGCTAAGAAGGGGCGGGTATAAGGACTCAACTCCGGTAGTTGTGGTGGAGAGAGCCTCGTGGCCCACAGAGAGGATAATCAGAGGGACGTTGAGTGATATTGCTTCAAAGGTAACAGAGGTTGGAATAAGAAAGACTGCGCTGATATTGGTTGGCGAGGCGCTGAGTGCCTCAGACAGCCCAACCGGTAAGAAGTCTAAACTGTATGATGCCGGTTTTAGTCATGGCTGTAGGAAGGATAATAAGTAA
- a CDS encoding MBOAT family protein has protein sequence MLFNSYVYLFVFLPATTGIYFFLNKLKKTFAARVFLVLASLIFYSWWSIRDLPVIIISIIFNYTIGLKLGKTKDSSYRKRLFITGITFNVLLLIFYKYTDFLIFNANAIFNTNINMLKLTLPLGISFFTITQIAYLSDAYRQTVKEYNGTNYSLFVTFFPHLLAGPILHHREMMPQFDRMRNKVFSSKNTVRALVLIVIGLIKKVAIADYLSAWADFGFDTAGTLTMLQAWITSLAYTLQIYFDFSGYTDMALGSALLLNIHLPLNFNSPYKSLNIREFWRAWHMTLSRFLRDYLYIPLGGNRCGTARINLNIILTFIIGGIWHGAGWGFLIWGALHGLAYALYRLWQSFGLRLTRPLAWFLTFNFINITWIFFRAKSFADAVKVIKGMVNFGSVEVKTFLNTALLFTMDFINLFQDGEKFQALGTLFNYFSADAAKLLCLALLITVCVSCRNSNDISKDFSPNWKNALLFGFLGAVALMLVHKEKLSKFLYFNF, from the coding sequence ATGCTTTTTAACTCATACGTCTATTTGTTTGTCTTTTTACCGGCAACGACCGGTATCTATTTTTTTCTTAATAAGTTAAAGAAAACCTTCGCTGCAAGAGTATTTCTTGTCTTAGCCTCTCTTATATTCTATTCATGGTGGAGTATAAGAGATTTGCCTGTAATAATTATAAGTATAATCTTCAATTACACTATCGGGCTCAAGCTCGGAAAAACAAAAGATTCCAGCTACAGGAAACGGTTGTTCATAACCGGTATAACGTTTAATGTTTTACTGCTGATTTTTTATAAATATACCGATTTTTTAATTTTTAACGCAAATGCCATATTTAACACTAACATCAACATGCTTAAACTTACCCTGCCTCTTGGCATCAGTTTTTTCACCATAACTCAGATTGCCTACCTATCCGACGCATATAGGCAGACGGTTAAGGAGTATAATGGTACTAATTATTCGCTTTTTGTGACTTTTTTCCCCCACCTGCTTGCCGGCCCCATACTACACCACAGAGAGATGATGCCGCAGTTTGACAGGATGAGAAATAAGGTTTTCAGTTCAAAAAACACCGTAAGAGCTCTTGTTCTTATTGTAATCGGATTGATAAAAAAAGTTGCCATAGCCGATTATCTCTCTGCGTGGGCAGATTTTGGATTTGACACTGCAGGAACTCTCACAATGCTGCAAGCATGGATAACCAGTTTGGCTTATACGCTTCAGATTTACTTTGATTTTTCAGGCTACACCGATATGGCGCTTGGCTCTGCGCTGCTGCTAAACATTCACCTTCCCCTGAATTTTAATTCGCCCTATAAATCGTTAAATATCCGAGAGTTCTGGAGAGCATGGCATATGACTCTCAGCAGATTTCTGCGTGATTATCTCTACATCCCACTGGGCGGAAACAGATGCGGCACGGCACGGATTAATCTAAATATCATACTCACTTTTATTATAGGAGGGATATGGCATGGGGCAGGGTGGGGATTTCTTATTTGGGGAGCCCTTCATGGTCTTGCTTACGCTTTGTATCGCCTCTGGCAAAGTTTTGGTCTTAGATTAACAAGACCTCTTGCATGGTTTTTGACTTTCAACTTTATAAACATAACATGGATTTTCTTTAGAGCAAAATCATTTGCAGATGCTGTTAAGGTTATTAAGGGAATGGTTAACTTTGGCAGTGTAGAGGTTAAAACATTTCTTAATACAGCGCTTTTGTTTACTATGGATTTTATAAATCTGTTTCAGGATGGGGAAAAATTTCAGGCGCTTGGCACTTTATTTAACTATTTCTCTGCAGATGCCGCCAAACTCCTATGTTTAGCGTTACTCATAACAGTGTGTGTTTCCTGTCGTAATTCTAATGATATTTCAAAGGATTTTTCCCCAAACTGGAAAAATGCTCTTTTGTTTGGCTTTTTAGGAGCAGTTGCTCTCATGTTGGTCCACAAAGAGAAACTCTCAAAATTTCTGTATTTTAATTTCTGA
- a CDS encoding dTMP kinase gives MEGVFISIEGTDGSGKSTQVRLVAEALRIESGLDVVETFEPGGTEIGMKIREILIDPKTVNMSPITELMLFYAARAQHAAEVIHPALRRGAYVITDRFSDSTIAYQAYGRGINPELIKQLDALVLKGFKPDLTIVIDLDVTTGLSRKKSASKADRLEMEELLFHERVREGFLDLSKTEPLRFKVIDGSYPVETLTKRIVETIKERFNCL, from the coding sequence ATGGAGGGCGTGTTTATTTCAATTGAGGGCACTGACGGCTCCGGTAAATCAACGCAGGTTAGGTTGGTCGCTGAGGCTCTGAGGATAGAAAGCGGTTTGGATGTCGTTGAGACGTTTGAGCCCGGTGGAACTGAAATCGGCATGAAAATACGGGAAATCCTCATTGACCCAAAAACTGTCAACATGTCGCCAATTACAGAGCTGATGCTCTTTTATGCGGCACGCGCTCAACACGCGGCTGAGGTGATTCATCCTGCCTTGAGGCGTGGTGCTTACGTTATTACCGATAGATTTAGTGATTCTACCATTGCATATCAGGCCTACGGCCGCGGGATAAACCCTGAACTTATTAAACAGCTTGATGCGCTCGTACTAAAAGGTTTCAAACCCGACCTCACTATCGTTATTGACCTTGACGTTACCACAGGGCTTAGCAGAAAGAAGTCGGCGTCAAAGGCTGACAGGCTTGAAATGGAGGAGTTATTGTTTCATGAAAGAGTACGGGAGGGGTTCCTGGATTTATCCAAAACAGAACCGCTCAGGTTTAAAGTCATAGACGGCTCATATCCTGTTGAAACACTTACCAAACGAATTGTGGAGACCATAAAAGAGAGGTTCAATTGCCTTTAG
- the cobU gene encoding bifunctional adenosylcobinamide kinase/adenosylcobinamide-phosphate guanylyltransferase, which translates to MRIVFITGGAKSGKSTFALKTADGYSGKRAYIATAQALDDEMTKRIEAHRKERAGKWDTVEEPINIHQSIAALAVSHDVIVVDCLTLWLTNMLLKEPEPAEDVIYNAFSKLTDSLTTAKQLKSDGSLILVSNEVGLSIVPDNRLARLFRDYAGVLNQQVAAVSDEAYLVVSGLPLRLNP; encoded by the coding sequence ATGCGAATAGTGTTTATAACCGGAGGCGCCAAAAGCGGCAAGAGTACGTTTGCTCTTAAAACCGCAGACGGTTATAGCGGCAAAAGAGCGTATATTGCAACGGCACAGGCTCTTGATGACGAGATGACAAAGCGCATAGAGGCACACCGAAAGGAACGTGCCGGTAAATGGGATACGGTTGAAGAACCGATTAATATCCACCAAAGTATCGCAGCATTAGCCGTCAGTCATGACGTCATCGTAGTGGATTGTTTGACACTGTGGCTTACAAATATGCTGCTTAAGGAACCTGAACCTGCCGAGGACGTAATCTATAACGCTTTTTCAAAGTTGACAGACTCGCTTACAACTGCAAAACAATTGAAATCAGACGGATCACTCATTCTTGTCTCAAATGAGGTTGGACTTTCCATAGTGCCTGATAACCGTCTTGCGCGGCTGTTTAGGGACTATGCCGGAGTGCTCAACCAACAAGTTGCGGCAGTTTCCGATGAGGCGTATTTAGTTGTAAGCGGCTTACCGCTTAGGTTAAATCCATAG
- a CDS encoding AAA family ATPase: MPTKLGDRMPLGIIGHERAVYMLTSMLKSAKVASSFLFYGPPGTGKTFTAFAFLKSMNCKVKGSEDFCGSCPSCVNVDKRVHPDLKVTAFNESIIKIEEIREIENFLATTPMQWAQKCLIMENADMMNEASANAFLKTLEEPPSGSVIVLITSKEEALPDTIRSRCLKIPFSPLNTADMLKVASNAGKHPDDIQLRLSQGDMGKAIDSEIVPKRNNDYAIFSKIFTGIQKPISKHETLKSRDDMLKWLHSAMVFLRDISILKIDVNSPYVVNTDMREQLVKLTAQVDIDSVLDSFKKLIELSNSFVLNLNVGVTFNYVCSVLGALSKQKQVYKELI; encoded by the coding sequence ATGCCAACGAAGTTAGGCGATAGAATGCCGCTTGGTATTATTGGGCACGAAAGAGCCGTGTATATGCTCACATCTATGCTAAAAAGCGCAAAGGTGGCGTCATCGTTTCTCTTTTACGGACCACCCGGCACCGGGAAAACATTTACAGCGTTTGCTTTTTTAAAGTCAATGAATTGTAAAGTAAAAGGCTCTGAGGATTTCTGCGGCAGCTGTCCCTCTTGTGTTAATGTGGATAAGCGGGTTCATCCCGATTTAAAAGTAACGGCTTTTAACGAAAGTATTATAAAAATTGAGGAGATAAGGGAAATAGAGAATTTCTTAGCTACAACTCCGATGCAATGGGCTCAGAAGTGTCTTATAATGGAAAACGCCGATATGATGAATGAGGCATCGGCTAACGCTTTCTTAAAAACCCTTGAAGAGCCGCCCTCAGGCTCTGTGATTGTGCTTATAACCTCAAAAGAGGAGGCACTGCCCGATACCATACGCTCAAGGTGTCTGAAAATCCCGTTTAGTCCACTAAACACTGCTGATATGTTAAAGGTTGCCTCAAACGCTGGTAAGCACCCTGATGACATCCAGCTAAGGCTCTCTCAGGGAGACATGGGTAAAGCCATTGACTCTGAAATCGTGCCAAAAAGAAACAACGATTATGCAATTTTCTCAAAGATATTTACCGGTATCCAAAAGCCTATATCAAAGCACGAAACCCTCAAGTCCAGAGACGACATGCTTAAGTGGCTGCACTCTGCAATGGTTTTTCTCAGAGATATATCCATTCTGAAAATTGATGTGAACTCTCCTTATGTGGTTAACACAGATATGAGAGAACAGCTCGTTAAGCTTACGGCCCAGGTGGATATAGACAGCGTGTTGGACAGTTTCAAAAAACTTATCGAGTTGTCTAATTCTTTTGTGCTGAATCTTAATGTTGGCGTTACCTTTAACTATGTGTGCTCGGTTTTAGGTGCTTTATCGAAACAGAAACAGGTCTATAAGGAGTTGATATAA
- a CDS encoding DNA-3-methyladenine glycosylase I: MTDVVRKICSWAANDNGLYLRYHNEQWGVPVFDDTTLFEMITLEGAQAGLSWITILKRRDSYRAAFDGFVPAVVANYSEEKVKTLLNDSGIIRNRLKIRSAINNASQFLKIQDEFGSFSSYLWKFVNGEPIVNTFKTFSEIPASTELSDAISRDMKKRGFTFFGTTICYAFMQAVGIVNDHTIDCFRHKEIAERY; this comes from the coding sequence ATGACAGACGTTGTTAGAAAAATATGCAGTTGGGCTGCTAACGACAATGGTCTGTATCTTAGATACCATAACGAGCAGTGGGGAGTGCCCGTTTTTGACGACACGACGCTGTTTGAGATGATTACTCTTGAAGGCGCTCAGGCAGGGCTTAGCTGGATTACCATTCTTAAGAGACGTGACTCTTATAGAGCGGCTTTTGATGGCTTTGTTCCGGCTGTTGTAGCAAATTATTCTGAGGAAAAGGTAAAAACCCTGCTTAATGATTCCGGTATTATCAGAAACCGGCTGAAAATCCGTTCGGCAATTAATAATGCCTCTCAATTTTTGAAAATTCAAGATGAGTTTGGCAGTTTCAGCTCATATCTGTGGAAATTCGTAAACGGTGAGCCAATAGTGAATACATTTAAGACATTCAGCGAAATTCCGGCCTCCACTGAGCTTTCCGACGCTATCAGCCGTGATATGAAAAAACGCGGATTTACATTTTTCGGAACCACTATCTGCTACGCCTTTATGCAGGCCGTAGGAATTGTTAACGACCACACTATTGACTGCTTCAGACACAAAGAGATAGCAGAGAGATATTAG
- the cobK gene encoding precorrin-6A reductase, with protein sequence MERNKSTLSMETALIALNQEGANVARAIAEEIPAQIFVKNEALHFLSGMTDVEGFSKLSECVATAFNKYRRLIFIMSLGIVNRTIAPHIKDKHTDPAVVTLDESCRFAISTLSGHEGGANDLTFIISSITGAEPVVTTKTESDRIYIVGVGTKKGALKEDIIYAITEGCKMAGITTDKLRCIATAWAKKNEEGLLQAAEELSLHIRYIPKWMIEHYYNITPQAARSETAFRSIGVHGVSESSAVLSGKNAQLVLPKTIFKKVTIAVAREKLLFSRKSGYGPRDMVLILGGTTEGVCEAQRLEAEGVPFYISTATEYGHNLFKEKFGDRAVLANFNHNSLKKFIIERNIRRIIDCTHPYAQIITPLAKRVSAELDIEYIQKSRSTDVTDDLGYDKLIFVKSLDECVKKILELKIRKPLFTTGSKELGFIKQLAAHGISDVFVRVLPFENSISSCITNGVKPQNIIGMHGPFGAELNTAIIRQYGVDCLITKKTGKEGGFFEKASAAMECGIFIFVVEREG encoded by the coding sequence TTGGAAAGGAATAAATCAACTCTCAGTATGGAAACAGCTCTGATAGCGCTCAATCAGGAGGGGGCTAATGTTGCTCGTGCGATTGCCGAAGAAATTCCGGCGCAGATTTTTGTTAAGAATGAAGCGCTTCACTTTTTAAGCGGCATGACTGATGTTGAGGGATTTAGCAAGTTATCGGAGTGTGTTGCTACGGCTTTTAATAAGTACAGACGGCTGATTTTTATCATGTCTCTGGGTATTGTTAACCGAACCATCGCTCCTCACATTAAAGATAAGCATACAGACCCTGCCGTGGTGACTCTTGATGAGTCCTGCAGGTTTGCTATCAGCACACTTTCAGGGCATGAGGGAGGAGCAAACGATCTCACCTTTATCATAAGTTCCATAACCGGTGCTGAGCCTGTTGTAACAACAAAGACGGAGTCAGACCGCATCTACATTGTAGGGGTCGGGACAAAAAAGGGTGCTCTTAAAGAAGACATCATATATGCCATAACAGAAGGCTGTAAGATGGCAGGAATTACGACAGACAAACTCCGCTGTATTGCCACTGCATGGGCCAAAAAAAATGAAGAGGGACTTTTACAGGCGGCAGAGGAGCTATCGCTTCATATCAGATATATACCAAAATGGATGATTGAGCATTATTATAATATAACTCCGCAGGCAGCACGTTCTGAAACTGCTTTTAGGTCAATCGGTGTGCATGGAGTGTCTGAGTCTTCGGCAGTTCTTTCGGGCAAAAATGCTCAACTTGTACTCCCAAAAACCATCTTTAAAAAAGTCACAATAGCTGTTGCCAGAGAGAAACTCTTATTTAGCCGCAAGTCCGGCTACGGCCCAAGGGATATGGTATTGATTCTGGGTGGAACAACAGAGGGCGTATGTGAGGCGCAAAGGCTTGAGGCTGAGGGTGTGCCGTTTTATATATCTACCGCTACAGAGTATGGCCACAACCTGTTTAAAGAGAAATTTGGCGACAGAGCGGTTTTAGCAAATTTTAATCACAATTCATTAAAGAAATTTATAATTGAACGAAACATCAGAAGAATAATAGACTGCACACACCCGTATGCACAGATTATAACGCCGCTTGCTAAGCGTGTATCGGCAGAGCTTGATATTGAATACATTCAGAAATCCCGGAGCACGGATGTGACCGATGATCTTGGGTATGACAAACTGATATTTGTTAAATCACTTGATGAGTGTGTAAAGAAAATTTTAGAACTAAAAATACGAAAGCCGCTTTTCACTACGGGCAGTAAAGAGCTTGGGTTTATAAAACAATTAGCAGCTCATGGTATAAGTGATGTTTTTGTGCGGGTGTTACCGTTTGAAAACTCAATCTCAAGCTGTATAACTAATGGGGTGAAACCTCAAAATATAATTGGTATGCACGGGCCATTTGGTGCGGAGCTAAACACAGCTATAATCCGGCAATATGGCGTGGATTGCCTCATAACAAAAAAGACCGGTAAAGAGGGCGGGTTTTTTGAAAAAGCATCGGCCGCTATGGAGTGCGGGATTTTCATATTTGTCGTAGAAAGGGAGGGCTGA